Proteins from a single region of Hordeum vulgare subsp. vulgare chromosome 6H, MorexV3_pseudomolecules_assembly, whole genome shotgun sequence:
- the LOC123404847 gene encoding activating signal cointegrator 1-like yields the protein MRGGGGGGPQGAAMRGGSGGGLRNPCLTMHQPWASLLVHGIKRVEGRSWPSPVTGRLWIHVASKVPDPDTVAAMEDFYREIYAVDDVHHIDFPRHYPVSRLLGPCVNVVGCVRSKELVCWEDVPQSVRQLEGLTDFCWLCENPQKLVVPFEMRGYQGVYNLERRVYEGEARGLSPVQGPLPVKFPLPDPRNPLSLKPGSLNFDSSKSALVKTKSVSAAIAGARAAATQYSRKGSSAARISSYASLCSW from the exons ATGCGCGGCGGGGGCGGCGGTGGACCACAAGGAGCGGCGATGCGCGGCGGGAGCGGCGGTGGACTGCGGAACCCGTGCCTGACGATGCACCAACCGTGGGCGTCGCTGCTGGTGCACGGCATCAAGCGCGTGGAGGGCCGCTCCTGGCCGTCGCCGGTCACAGGCCGCTTATGGATCCACGTCGCATCCAAGGTGCCCGACCCCGACACCGTCGCCGCCATGGAGGACTTTTACCGGGAGATCTACGCCGTCGACGACGTCCACCACATCGACTTCCCCCGCCACTACCCCGTATCCCGCCTCCTCGGTCC GTGCGTCAACGTGGTCGGCTGCGTCAGGTCCAAGGAGCTCGTCTGCTGGGAGGACGTGCCTCAATCAGTAAGACA GCTTGAAGGCTTGACTGACTTCTGCTGGCTGTGCGAGAATCCGCAG AAGCTGGTGGTTCCCTTTGAGATGCGCGGTTACCAGGGTGTGTACAATTTGGAGAGAAGG GTCTACGAGGGAGAAGCCAGGGGCCTTTCGCCTGTTCAAGGTCCACTGCCGGTCAAGTTCCCGCTTCCAGATCCCAGAAACCCCTTGTCTCTCAAGCCGGGATCTCTCAATTTTGACTCTTCAAAGTCCGCCCTGGTCAAGACTAAGAGTGTTTCTGCAGCGATAGCCGGGGCTAGAGCTGCCGCGACTCAGTATTCGAGGAAGGGTAGTAGTGCTGCCAGGATCTCGTCGTATGCAAGCCTTTGCTCATGGTGA
- the LOC123404846 gene encoding ankyrin repeat-containing protein At2g01680-like — MAANASTAASSSGGEVAPRPPQIDKRLLNAATSGDSTSMQALASQNPGILLGTTLTGNTCLHIASTYGHQGFCMDVVALENLLLTVENLDGETPLLAAVASGRARVASILLRCYQARQLSAAILWQDKEGCNALHHAIHSGHRELALELIEAEPALSKHVNKHGESTMFIAALRNFTHVFEKLLNIPESSHAGRHSENALHAVVRNGDEDGARKIMGKRPELARAADDLQGSTPATVAVLYNKTKVLRVLLEHDCSLGYVITRKGNPLLVCAASRGHVHVAGELLRHCPDASYQRASDNYTWLHEAVRFDHAEFVEFIMRRPQLSKLVNMRDHIGKTALHLAVQKCNPRIVASLLSHECIDATVLDNSNTAATWKLTTFTQNAKTLNWNEVAMLMSKANPQDAAILHNLHVQTKRQMTDASRKEAKSLTKTYTTNTSLVAILTVTITFAAAFTLPGGYNNNAGSEGLPIMSKKFAFQAFLISDVLAMCSSFAVAFICIVARWGDYEFLIYYVSLTKKLMWFAYVATTTAFSTGLYTVLAPRVHWLAIAICVMVALLPILTKLLGEWPALRLRFKLGKTFNSNLLSMV, encoded by the exons ATGGCAGCCAATGCATCAACAGCAGCTAGTTCATCGGGAGGAGAAGTGGCGCCACGGCCACCACAAATAGACAAACGGCTCCTGAATGCAGCCACATCTGGTGATTCCACGTCAATGCAGGCCTTGGCTTCACAGAATCCAGGCATTCTTCTCGGAACAACTCTTACAGGAAACACCTGCCTTCACATAGCCTCCACCTATGGCCACCAAGGATTCTGCATGGATGTGGTGGCACTAGAGAACCTTCTCCTCACCGTGGAAAACTTGGATGGGGAGACGCCACTTCTCGCCGCTGTTGCAAGTGGTCGTGCCCGAGTGGCTTCCATCTTACTCAGATGCTACCAAGCACGGCAGTTGAGTGCTGCAATCTTGTGGCAAGACAAGGAGGGATGCAACGCGCTGCACCATGCCATTCACAGCGGCCACAGGGAGCTTGCGCTGGAGCTGATAGAAGCAGAGCCCGCGCTGTCGAAACATGTGAACAAACATGGCGAGTCAACCATGTTCATCGCGGCACTGAGAAATTTTACACATGTCTTCGAGAAACTCCTGAATATTCCAGAGTCTAGTCACGCTGGACGGCACAGCGAAAATGCTTTACACGCTGTGGTAAGAAACGGAGACGAAG ATGGCGCTAGAAAAATTATGGGAAAACGACCTGAATTGGCCAGAGCAGCTGATGACCTGCAGGGTAGCACACCAGCAACAGTGGCTGTACTTTATAACAAGACCAAGGTGCTACGAGTATTGCTAGAACATGATTGTTCATTAGGGTATGTGATAACCAGAAAGGGTAATCCCCTCCTTGTGTGTGCCGCATCTCGAGGTCATGTTCATGTTGCTGGAGAGCTTCTGAGACATTGTCCGGATGCTAGTTATCAGCGAGCAAGTGATAATTATACATGGCTTCATGAAGCTGTACGGTTTGATCATGCAGAGTTCGTTGAATTTATCATGAGAAGACCACAGCTTAGCAAACTCGTTAACATGCGAGACCACATCGGAAAAACTGCTCTACATCTTGCAGTCCAGAAGTGCAATCCCAGAATAGTTGCTTCTTTACTGTCTCACGAGTGTATAGATGCAACAGTGCTTGACAACAGTAATACTGCAGCAACTTGGAAACTGACCACCTTCACGCAGAATGCCAAGACTTTAAACTGG AATGAAGTGGCCATGCTTATGTCGAAAGCTAATCCACAAGACGCTGCTATTCTTCATAATCTTCACGTGCAAACCAAGCGACAGATGACAGACGCATCAAGGAAGGAAGCAAaatcactaactaaaacatacacAACCAATACTTCATTAGTGGCGATCCTCACTGTGACAATCACCTTCGCCGCTGCCTTCACCTTGCCTGGAGGATACAACAACAATGCTGGGAGCGAGGGACTTCCCATCATGTCTAAGAAGTTTGCATTTCAGGCATTCTTGATCTCTGACGTCTTAGCAATGTGCTCCTCATTTGCCGTGGCCTTCATATGCATCGTAGCAAGGTGGGGGGATTACGAGTTCTTGATCTATTACGTATCACTTACTAAGAAGCTCATGTGGTTTGCATACGTGGCAACAACTACGGCCTTTTCAACTGGTTTATACACGGTGCTTGCTCCACGCGTCCACTGGCTGGCTATTGCAATTTGCGTTATGGTGGCTTTGTTGCCTATTCTGACGAAGCTGCTAGGTGAAtggcctgccttgaggctcagatTTAAGCTGGGTAAAACTTTCAATTCCAATCTTCTTAGCATGGTTTGA